The Apibacter raozihei genome contains a region encoding:
- the sov gene encoding T9SS outer membrane translocon Sov/SprA, whose protein sequence is MRKIYCCLLFLFIIIGNNSLLAQENTDEQGLSLDDPVKYEAYYDYKAGNYILYPKVGGVVVGTPVTMTPDEYTQYVMQQKSKEYYREKNRLQEEANKTAKSGTNGKDKRFIPGITVKSKIFEKIFGGNRIELRPSGFASFDLGILYQKIDNPQILPQNRKNFTIDLRQRIQMSLQGSVGKNVQLGVNYDTQAGFNFENRLNLAWKPDALAGGEDQIVKKIEFGNVSMPLSTSLITGAQSLFGVKGEFQFGNTYLTTVFSEQQSEARNITVQGGGVVNTFKLKVAEYEENQHYFLGQYFRNNYDNALLNYPYINSTINITRMEVWRIDQGNSNLQEQRPILALRDLGESNLSSDLPSNDNQGIYSSITSLGDIIRDASTVYNAVNGRSLPDYQGGVVNYVSGENFVTHKRVKKLSESEYTYNAQLGYISLNQKLNNDQLLAVAFQYTDSRNPSKIYKVGEFSSETSKVLVVKLLKPNQVVVTESPMWNLMMKNIYGLDGSQITSEDFMLNVLYQDASQGKINYLPDPNVNNRQLIQLLNWDRLNLNNDASANGKGDGIFDFVEGITINSQKGKLIFTKVEPFGNYLTSQSVNSRFVFDNLYRKLKSSREVTSDPLAERYTIEGRFKGTVGSGIPLGAFNVPRGSVKVTANGQTLVEGADYVVDYQMGMVTIINETYKNSGVPINISLENQFAFNMQKKRFMGLNVEHKFSEEFLVGATFLNYKERPLTQKVQYGAEPVNNSMVGINMMLNKEVPFLTKLANWIPGVKTEARSNMSLKIEGAALLPGENSTIGNQSYIDDFETTASKISLKDPSYWGIASRPELYGDFDVEPKFKSDSLSFGFGRALTSWYNIDPRFFGIGGGQPAGIDKDALSLHMQRRVENKELFSERDYIAGEQLFMNTFDVSFYPRERGPYNFSPEEDDSFSQYTKRWGGLMRPISVTNFSEANIEYLEFWMMDPYADMQSPGSNPLGDNPELIIHLGNVSEDVLKDGYMMYENGVTDDRTQMTQSIWGYQPKNYPLIYAFDTEGEARKKQDVGYDGLMSWEESIFYGKRVQANYRNPLTNELDPSADDFVFYMHNAWDSSNDRSSIVSRYKYFRNLEGNSPSNSLDASSASPDSEDLNKDFNLDETENYNQYKLTLTHADLESSTNKYIADKKIWRTTLPNGHPGTNTWYLVRIPVSDFGTQGKSEILNNVRYLRMLMKGFTNTVTLRFATFDLVRSDWRKYERNISAISGNSGDDTNEGVATVAPVNNVAISAVNLEENSTSRPPYVLPPGISREILGNTTGTQMQNESSLKLEVKDLKPSEPRGIYKNIGLDMRRYKTLKMFVHAENMNDVSSNYVDKETKFFIRLGSDLSDNYYEYEIPLKYTPVSATSPLDIWPLDNTIELNLSDLVSAKSEKDRNNAYNSTVRYMSTITGDADKLIYVKGRPSIGNVSSIMMGVRSTNGSTKHIILWLNELRLSDIDNEGGYAANASLTFNLADFAQVSASGTYQSAGFGALDSKPSERSQDETKQYMVSAAVNVDKVLPEKWGVKIPVSVSIAETFIDPKYNPLDNDVKLKNDPRENELKKIVRTYSSQKNFSVANLRKDRVGNKKARFYDVENLSASFSYTTDYYRDVYTSYNLKQNLQAAFNYDFTPKGKFYEPFRKLGIVQDTSRFAKYLRALKEVNFNPVPTRISFRTDIARTYNEFQYRDINAYLNGSPSSYNPVFSNNFLFGWQYNVGFNLTRSLKLDFTSSTRTILDDIGNGLPDDGMIWSGLFKSGRPINYNQRFQANYKLPIHLLPYMDFTSLEAGYTGQYDWQASSTYLTQQSVSMGNTAQNAQTVTLVGNADFTKFYSYFNAYKNFEDRKRKRQREIDSLNRAYEANFVLKKPKSFKKYSIKTKYKPTDYLWMIAGSLKRGQVQLNENKGTILPGFLPEPNFFGVGNYGSSTSGPTFGFLFGSQFDLRNKAITQGWISPNELMTTPYVRTTNSQLIANLQLEPINQLQIDLNILRNHQKTLSQSGYNLVETNSDGSIKYPINPIQPRTFENRTSMFSSTVISIGTAFKSGDYVYNKMIENSKILSQRVARSQGQPITDTDNDGYVDGYGLTNSEVLMPAFVSAFTGKNPEKQKLGYKRGFPIPNWRVSYGGLKNIPYINYWFKEFRINHSYVSNYTVNGVQTNPDYYQNSDALDLNNNRVNYYTYGTVVMSEGFSPLIGADMTMRNNIQIRVAYNKDRISSLGLTNYTLQEDYGNEIVFGMGYIVKDVKLKMRYRGADKTIKGDLNIRGDISFRDNKTTVRRLVELDSQVTGGQNLVSVKFSTDYNFSKNFNLKFFYEQMITKYKISTAYPLSTIRAGLSATFTFGN, encoded by the coding sequence TTGAGGAAAATTTATTGTTGTTTACTTTTTTTATTTATTATCATAGGAAACAATTCTTTATTAGCTCAGGAAAATACAGATGAACAAGGCCTTAGTCTTGACGATCCCGTTAAGTATGAAGCCTATTATGATTATAAAGCAGGAAATTACATACTCTACCCTAAGGTGGGAGGAGTAGTGGTAGGTACACCTGTGACGATGACACCTGACGAATATACCCAATACGTAATGCAACAAAAATCCAAAGAGTATTACAGGGAAAAAAACAGATTACAGGAAGAAGCAAATAAAACAGCTAAGTCAGGAACCAATGGAAAAGATAAAAGATTTATTCCAGGAATTACTGTCAAGTCAAAAATATTTGAAAAAATATTCGGTGGAAATCGTATTGAATTAAGACCCTCCGGATTTGCTTCCTTTGATTTGGGTATTTTATATCAAAAAATTGATAATCCTCAAATCCTACCTCAAAACAGAAAGAATTTTACCATAGATCTCCGTCAGAGAATACAAATGAGCTTACAGGGAAGTGTAGGTAAAAATGTACAGTTAGGAGTTAATTATGATACACAAGCCGGATTTAATTTTGAAAACAGGCTAAACCTGGCATGGAAACCAGACGCCCTCGCCGGAGGAGAAGATCAGATCGTAAAGAAAATAGAATTTGGTAACGTAAGTATGCCTTTAAGCACCAGTCTGATAACCGGAGCTCAATCTTTATTTGGGGTAAAAGGGGAGTTTCAGTTTGGAAACACCTATCTTACCACTGTTTTTTCGGAACAGCAGTCTGAAGCACGTAATATTACTGTTCAGGGAGGAGGGGTTGTGAATACCTTTAAACTCAAAGTAGCCGAATACGAAGAAAATCAACACTATTTTTTAGGTCAATATTTTAGAAACAATTATGATAACGCCTTATTAAATTATCCTTATATAAATTCTACTATCAATATTACCCGAATGGAGGTCTGGCGTATTGATCAGGGAAATTCTAATTTGCAGGAACAAAGACCTATATTAGCATTAAGAGACTTAGGAGAATCAAACTTAAGCTCCGATTTACCAAGCAATGATAACCAGGGAATTTATTCATCAATCACAAGTCTCGGAGATATAATAAGAGATGCATCTACAGTTTACAATGCTGTAAATGGAAGATCTCTTCCCGACTATCAGGGGGGAGTAGTAAATTACGTGAGCGGAGAAAACTTTGTTACCCATAAACGGGTAAAAAAGCTTTCTGAATCTGAGTATACATATAACGCTCAATTAGGTTATATATCCTTAAATCAGAAGCTGAATAATGATCAGTTGCTTGCGGTTGCTTTTCAGTATACAGATTCAAGGAATCCTTCTAAAATATATAAAGTTGGTGAATTTTCCAGTGAAACATCCAAAGTTTTAGTTGTTAAGTTATTAAAACCCAATCAGGTAGTTGTTACAGAATCACCGATGTGGAACTTAATGATGAAAAATATTTATGGTTTAGACGGTTCCCAAATTACCTCTGAAGACTTTATGCTTAACGTCTTGTATCAGGATGCGTCTCAAGGTAAAATTAACTATTTACCAGATCCGAATGTTAATAATCGTCAGTTGATCCAACTACTAAACTGGGATAGATTAAATTTAAACAATGATGCTTCTGCAAATGGCAAAGGCGATGGTATATTTGACTTTGTCGAAGGAATAACCATAAATTCTCAAAAAGGGAAATTGATTTTTACTAAAGTAGAACCTTTCGGTAATTACCTGACCAGTCAGTCAGTCAATTCAAGATTTGTATTTGATAATTTATACCGTAAGCTCAAATCAAGCCGTGAAGTTACATCAGACCCCTTAGCAGAAAGATACACCATTGAAGGACGATTTAAAGGAACAGTAGGAAGCGGCATACCACTAGGAGCTTTTAATGTTCCCAGAGGTTCTGTAAAAGTAACTGCCAACGGACAAACATTAGTAGAAGGAGCAGACTATGTGGTAGATTATCAAATGGGTATGGTTACCATTATAAATGAAACATATAAAAATTCAGGAGTACCTATAAATATAAGTCTTGAAAATCAATTTGCATTTAATATGCAGAAAAAAAGATTTATGGGATTAAATGTAGAACATAAATTCAGTGAAGAATTTTTAGTAGGTGCTACCTTTTTAAATTATAAAGAACGTCCTTTAACACAAAAAGTTCAATATGGAGCAGAACCCGTAAATAATTCTATGGTGGGTATAAATATGATGCTGAATAAGGAGGTGCCTTTCTTAACTAAATTAGCAAACTGGATTCCGGGAGTAAAAACGGAAGCCCGTTCAAATATGAGCCTTAAAATTGAAGGAGCAGCATTACTTCCAGGTGAAAACTCCACTATTGGTAATCAATCATATATAGATGATTTTGAAACAACAGCATCTAAAATAAGCTTAAAAGATCCTAGTTATTGGGGCATTGCCAGTAGACCTGAATTGTATGGTGATTTTGATGTTGAACCAAAATTTAAATCCGATTCTTTAAGTTTCGGATTTGGGAGGGCCTTGACAAGCTGGTATAACATAGACCCTAGATTTTTTGGAATAGGAGGCGGACAGCCTGCCGGTATAGATAAAGATGCTCTTTCATTACATATGCAGAGAAGAGTTGAAAATAAAGAACTTTTTTCAGAAAGAGATTACATTGCTGGAGAACAATTGTTTATGAATACTTTTGATGTCTCGTTCTATCCAAGGGAAAGAGGACCGTACAATTTCAGTCCGGAAGAAGACGATTCTTTTAGTCAATATACCAAACGCTGGGGAGGTTTAATGAGACCTATAAGTGTAACCAATTTTTCAGAGGCTAATATTGAATATCTTGAGTTTTGGATGATGGATCCCTATGCAGATATGCAATCACCGGGATCAAATCCGTTAGGAGATAATCCTGAGTTGATTATTCATCTGGGAAATGTTTCCGAAGATGTTTTGAAAGATGGATATATGATGTATGAAAATGGCGTTACCGATGATAGAACTCAGATGACGCAAAGTATATGGGGGTATCAGCCCAAAAATTATCCGTTGATTTATGCCTTTGATACAGAAGGTGAAGCGAGAAAAAAACAAGACGTGGGGTATGATGGGCTAATGAGTTGGGAAGAAAGTATTTTTTATGGTAAAAGAGTTCAGGCTAACTATAGAAATCCGCTCACTAATGAATTAGATCCTTCAGCAGATGACTTTGTTTTTTACATGCATAATGCCTGGGATTCTTCCAACGATAGAAGTTCTATTGTAAGCAGGTATAAATATTTTAGAAACCTTGAAGGTAATTCTCCGTCCAATTCTTTAGATGCTTCATCGGCTTCTCCGGATTCTGAAGATTTAAATAAGGATTTTAACTTGGATGAAACAGAAAATTACAATCAATATAAACTAACGCTTACTCATGCAGATCTGGAAAGCTCAACCAATAAATATATAGCAGATAAAAAAATATGGAGGACAACTTTGCCTAACGGGCATCCTGGCACTAATACTTGGTACTTGGTTCGTATACCTGTTTCAGATTTTGGAACACAAGGAAAATCCGAGATTTTAAACAATGTACGTTATTTACGAATGTTGATGAAAGGATTTACGAATACAGTAACCCTACGATTTGCAACCTTTGATTTGGTACGAAGTGACTGGAGGAAATATGAAAGAAATATTTCAGCAATCAGCGGAAATAGCGGAGATGATACTAATGAAGGAGTAGCTACAGTTGCGCCGGTAAATAATGTAGCGATAAGTGCTGTAAATTTGGAAGAAAATTCTACATCCAGACCTCCATACGTTTTGCCTCCGGGAATATCTCGAGAAATTCTAGGCAACACTACAGGTACTCAAATGCAAAATGAATCTTCTTTAAAATTAGAAGTTAAAGACTTAAAACCTTCCGAACCCAGAGGTATATATAAAAATATCGGTCTGGATATGAGACGTTATAAAACATTGAAAATGTTTGTACACGCCGAAAATATGAATGATGTAAGTAGTAATTATGTAGATAAAGAAACTAAGTTCTTCATTAGATTAGGAAGTGATTTATCAGATAACTATTATGAATATGAAATTCCTTTAAAATATACTCCGGTTTCAGCCACGTCTCCATTAGATATCTGGCCTTTAGACAATACTATAGAGTTAAATCTCAGTGACTTGGTTTCAGCTAAAAGTGAAAAAGACAGAAATAATGCTTATAACAGTACTGTAAGATATATGAGTACAATCACAGGAGATGCAGATAAGTTAATTTATGTAAAAGGGAGACCTTCAATAGGTAATGTTTCATCCATTATGATGGGGGTACGTAGTACTAATGGAAGTACTAAACATATAATTTTGTGGCTGAATGAATTAAGGCTCTCCGATATTGACAATGAAGGAGGTTATGCAGCCAATGCCAGTTTAACATTTAATTTGGCTGATTTTGCTCAAGTATCAGCATCAGGAACGTATCAATCTGCCGGATTTGGGGCTTTAGACAGTAAACCTAGTGAAAGAAGTCAGGATGAAACCAAACAGTATATGGTAAGTGCTGCAGTAAATGTTGACAAGGTTCTTCCCGAAAAATGGGGGGTTAAAATACCGGTAAGTGTAAGTATAGCAGAAACATTTATAGATCCAAAGTATAATCCTTTAGATAATGATGTTAAGCTGAAAAATGATCCGAGGGAAAATGAATTGAAAAAAATTGTAAGAACTTATTCATCTCAAAAGAATTTTTCAGTAGCAAATTTGAGAAAAGACAGGGTAGGAAATAAAAAAGCACGTTTTTATGATGTTGAAAACTTATCCGCTTCCTTTTCTTATACCACAGATTATTACAGAGATGTATATACATCATATAATTTAAAACAAAATTTACAGGCAGCTTTCAATTATGATTTTACTCCCAAAGGTAAATTTTATGAACCTTTCCGTAAATTAGGAATAGTACAGGACACAAGTAGATTTGCAAAATATCTGAGAGCATTAAAAGAAGTTAATTTTAATCCGGTACCCACACGGATATCTTTTCGTACAGATATAGCAAGAACTTATAATGAATTTCAGTACAGAGATATAAATGCTTATCTGAATGGAAGTCCTAGTAGCTATAATCCTGTATTCTCTAATAATTTCTTATTTGGATGGCAGTATAACGTAGGTTTTAACCTTACCCGTTCTTTAAAGCTTGATTTTACGTCAAGTACTCGAACTATTCTTGACGATATCGGAAACGGGTTACCGGATGATGGAATGATTTGGAGTGGGCTATTTAAATCTGGAAGACCTATCAATTACAACCAGAGATTTCAGGCAAACTACAAACTTCCGATTCATCTACTTCCTTATATGGATTTTACCTCTCTGGAGGCAGGCTATACAGGGCAATACGATTGGCAGGCTAGTTCAACATATTTGACACAACAATCAGTAAGTATGGGGAATACAGCTCAAAATGCTCAAACAGTAACATTAGTAGGTAATGCAGACTTTACTAAATTTTATTCTTATTTTAATGCTTACAAAAACTTTGAAGACCGTAAGCGTAAAAGACAAAGAGAAATTGATTCTTTAAACAGAGCCTATGAAGCTAACTTTGTACTCAAAAAACCAAAATCGTTCAAAAAGTACAGCATTAAAACCAAATATAAACCTACCGATTATCTTTGGATGATTGCAGGTAGTTTAAAAAGAGGCCAGGTACAGTTAAATGAAAATAAAGGAACTATCTTACCTGGATTTTTACCGGAACCTAACTTTTTTGGTGTGGGTAATTATGGAAGTTCTACTTCCGGACCAACATTTGGATTCTTGTTTGGCTCACAGTTCGATTTAAGGAATAAAGCCATAACACAGGGATGGATATCACCTAATGAGTTAATGACCACTCCATATGTAAGAACCACTAATTCTCAACTGATAGCTAATTTACAGTTAGAACCGATAAACCAGTTGCAAATTGATTTAAATATTCTGAGAAATCATCAGAAAACTCTTTCTCAATCAGGGTATAATCTGGTTGAAACAAATTCCGACGGAAGCATAAAATATCCGATAAATCCAATACAGCCACGTACTTTTGAAAATAGAACTTCTATGTTTAGTTCAACAGTTATATCCATAGGTACAGCGTTCAAATCTGGGGATTATGTGTATAACAAAATGATTGAAAACTCTAAAATACTTTCACAAAGAGTAGCAAGATCACAGGGACAACCAATAACAGATACAGATAACGACGGATATGTGGACGGATACGGACTTACTAATTCTGAAGTTTTAATGCCGGCATTTGTCTCTGCCTTTACAGGTAAAAATCCGGAGAAACAAAAGTTAGGATATAAAAGGGGATTCCCTATACCTAACTGGAGGGTTTCCTATGGAGGTCTAAAAAATATTCCTTATATTAATTATTGGTTTAAAGAATTTAGAATTAACCATAGTTACGTATCTAATTACACCGTAAATGGAGTACAAACCAATCCTGATTATTATCAGAACAGTGATGCTCTGGATTTAAATAATAATAGAGTTAATTACTATACCTATGGTACGGTAGTGATGTCTGAAGGGTTTAGTCCATTAATTGGTGCAGATATGACTATGAGAAACAATATTCAGATTCGGGTAGCCTATAACAAAGATAGAATTTCATCCTTAGGTTTAACGAATTATACTTTGCAGGAAGATTATGGCAATGAAATTGTTTTTGGAATGGGTTATATAGTTAAAGATGTTAAGCTGAAGATGAGATATAGAGGAGCTGATAAAACGATTAAAGGAGACTTAAACATTCGTGGTGATATTTCTTTCAGAGATAATAAAACAACAGTAAGAAGACTTGTTGAATTGGATTCGCAGGTGACGGGAGGTCAAAATTTAGTATCCGTTAAATTTTCAACCGACTATAACTTTTCCAAAAATTTTAATCTGAAATTTTTCTATGAACAAATGATTACCAAATATAAAATTTCAACGGCATATCCTTTATCTACTATCAGAGCAGGATTAAGCGCAACATTTACTTTTGGAAATTAA
- the ruvA gene encoding Holliday junction branch migration protein RuvA, with protein MITHLSGNIFEVSPSSIVIDCNGVGYSATISLQTYTEVQKLDKTHLYVQEIIREDAHLLYGFSTKAERALFNLLISVNGVGPASAIMMLSSMSSVEIATAISSGNNLALQKIKGIGTKTAQRIILDLRDKITGLETSEVLEAGSSNKNKFEALSALEVLGISKKITEKIIDKILEGNPQIQVETLIKETLKKL; from the coding sequence ATGATAACTCATTTGTCAGGAAATATATTTGAAGTATCCCCCTCCAGTATCGTAATCGATTGTAACGGAGTGGGATACTCTGCAACTATAAGTTTGCAAACCTATACAGAGGTGCAGAAATTAGATAAAACACACTTATATGTTCAGGAAATTATAAGAGAAGATGCACACCTCTTATATGGTTTTTCAACCAAAGCAGAAAGAGCCTTATTTAATTTATTAATAAGTGTGAATGGCGTAGGTCCAGCCTCAGCAATAATGATGTTGTCCTCTATGTCTTCAGTTGAAATTGCTACAGCAATTTCCAGTGGAAATAACCTTGCCCTTCAAAAGATTAAAGGAATAGGTACAAAAACTGCACAAAGGATTATACTCGATCTTCGAGATAAAATTACAGGCTTGGAAACATCCGAAGTTTTAGAAGCAGGTTCAAGCAATAAAAACAAATTTGAAGCGTTAAGTGCTTTAGAAGTACTAGGTATTTCCAAAAAAATTACAGAAAAAATTATCGATAAAATATTAGAGGGCAATCCGCAAATACAAGTGGAAACCCTGATAAAAGAAACTCTAAAAAAACTATAA
- a CDS encoding NADP-dependent malic enzyme — protein MSKEKNLREAALEYHSSKPEGKIEVVPTKPHSTQRDLALAYSPGVAEPCMEINRNPADAYKYTSKGNLVAVISNGTAVLGLGDIGADASKPVMEGKGLLFKIFAGINVFDIEVNETNPDKFIEIVKSIAPTFGGINLEDIKAPEAFEIEKRLKAELDIPVMHDDQHGTAIISAAALLNALELTSKDISKVKIVVSGAGAAAISCTRLYKALGARPENILMCDSKGVIYKGRTDLNEEKQEFAVETSDRTLEDAMKNSDVFIGLSKGNIVSPSMLTSMNADPIVFAMANPTPEIDYNLAIETRKDVIMATGRSDYPNQVNNVLGFPYIFRGALDVRATDINQEMQLAAVRALAELAKESVPEQVSLAYNVKNMKFGREYIIPKPFDNRLITRVSMAVAKAAMESGVAGAPIKDWNSYEEELLDRLGGTDQKLIRILQTRAKANPKKILLNNAEEYNVLKAAQILSEEGIAKPILLGKRSKIEAAKKNYNLDFDNIPIWDMDDIENKERFEKYADYLYNKRKRNGISSIYQANRLLKSRDYYGPLAVEMGDADALLTGFSKSYKSVLHPILEVIDRVETSKKVASAMIMVTKKGPIFVADTSVNVDPTTDDLVEITQLTANFAKALAIKPRVALLSYENFSNYSPISKKVAKAVRILHEIDPELIVDGEMQPDFALDEELLSAFPFSKIGDKPANVLIFPDLTSANLSFKLVKGLKSSQIIGPVLMGLSKPIQVMSLRSSVDEIVNLATLAVIDAQLRK, from the coding sequence ATGTCAAAAGAAAAAAATTTAAGAGAAGCAGCTTTAGAATATCACAGTTCTAAACCTGAAGGAAAAATAGAAGTAGTTCCCACTAAGCCACATTCTACCCAAAGAGACTTGGCTTTAGCTTATTCTCCTGGAGTGGCAGAACCATGTATGGAAATAAACAGAAATCCTGCAGACGCTTATAAATATACATCAAAAGGAAATTTAGTAGCTGTAATATCTAACGGTACAGCAGTATTAGGATTAGGAGATATAGGAGCAGATGCTTCAAAACCTGTAATGGAAGGAAAAGGGTTGTTATTTAAAATATTTGCAGGTATTAATGTATTTGATATTGAAGTTAATGAAACCAATCCGGATAAATTTATAGAAATAGTAAAATCAATTGCACCCACATTTGGTGGAATTAATCTTGAAGATATTAAGGCTCCCGAAGCTTTCGAAATTGAAAAAAGATTAAAAGCAGAATTGGACATTCCTGTAATGCACGATGATCAGCACGGGACGGCAATTATATCTGCCGCAGCTCTTTTAAATGCTTTGGAATTAACTTCCAAAGATATTTCAAAAGTTAAAATAGTAGTTAGCGGTGCCGGAGCAGCAGCTATATCTTGTACACGATTATATAAAGCTCTAGGAGCAAGACCCGAAAATATACTTATGTGTGATAGCAAAGGAGTAATATATAAAGGGAGAACAGATCTTAACGAAGAAAAGCAGGAATTTGCCGTGGAAACTTCTGACAGAACATTGGAAGATGCCATGAAAAACAGTGATGTATTCATAGGCCTTTCCAAAGGTAATATAGTTTCCCCGTCCATGCTAACCTCAATGAATGCAGACCCAATTGTTTTTGCTATGGCAAATCCAACACCGGAAATTGATTATAATCTGGCTATTGAGACAAGAAAAGATGTTATAATGGCAACCGGTAGAAGTGATTATCCTAATCAGGTAAATAATGTATTAGGATTTCCTTATATATTTAGAGGAGCGCTGGATGTTCGTGCTACAGATATCAATCAGGAAATGCAGCTTGCAGCTGTAAGAGCATTGGCGGAACTGGCAAAAGAAAGTGTACCGGAGCAGGTAAGTCTGGCATATAATGTGAAGAACATGAAATTTGGTCGAGAATATATAATTCCTAAACCATTTGATAACCGTTTAATAACCAGAGTTTCAATGGCAGTAGCCAAAGCAGCTATGGAAAGTGGGGTTGCAGGCGCTCCAATCAAAGATTGGAACAGTTATGAAGAAGAATTACTGGATAGGCTGGGAGGTACTGATCAAAAGCTAATCCGTATTTTACAAACCAGAGCAAAAGCAAATCCGAAAAAAATATTACTGAATAACGCAGAAGAGTACAATGTATTAAAAGCAGCTCAAATCCTCTCTGAAGAAGGTATTGCAAAACCTATCCTGTTAGGAAAAAGATCAAAAATAGAAGCTGCTAAGAAAAATTATAATTTGGATTTCGATAATATTCCAATCTGGGATATGGATGATATAGAAAATAAAGAACGATTTGAAAAATATGCAGACTACTTATACAACAAAAGAAAAAGAAACGGAATAAGTTCTATATATCAGGCAAACAGACTTTTAAAAAGTCGGGATTACTATGGACCTTTGGCAGTTGAAATGGGCGATGCTGACGCATTGCTTACAGGATTTTCAAAAAGTTATAAAAGTGTACTTCACCCGATTCTTGAAGTTATAGATAGAGTGGAAACTTCCAAGAAAGTAGCTTCTGCTATGATTATGGTTACCAAAAAAGGACCTATTTTTGTTGCAGATACTTCTGTAAATGTAGATCCTACTACTGATGATTTAGTCGAAATTACTCAACTAACTGCAAATTTTGCAAAAGCTCTTGCTATTAAACCAAGAGTAGCTCTATTATCGTATGAAAACTTTTCAAATTATTCACCAATATCCAAAAAAGTAGCAAAAGCGGTTAGAATTCTGCATGAAATAGATCCGGAACTAATCGTAGATGGAGAAATGCAGCCGGATTTTGCACTAGATGAAGAATTGTTAAGTGCTTTTCCTTTTTCAAAAATTGGAGACAAGCCGGCTAATGTTTTAATATTTCCTGATTTAACTTCAGCAAATTTAAGTTTTAAACTGGTAAAAGGATTAAAATCATCACAGATTATTGGTCCGGTTTTAATGGGACTAAGCAAGCCAATACAAGTAATGAGTTTACGATCCAGTGTTGACGAAATAGTTAATTTAGCAACACTTGCAGTAATTGATGCCCAATTAAGAAAATAA
- a CDS encoding phage repressor protein: MNKNWKIEKLLNGETIVSREPGNSMLPILKSKQAVILEPVRWEDCCEGDIVFCKVRGNIFTHLVKGKNTKRGLLIGNNRGHTNGWTKSVYGKVIEILND, encoded by the coding sequence ATGAATAAAAATTGGAAAATAGAAAAACTCCTTAACGGAGAAACTATTGTTTCACGAGAACCAGGTAATTCTATGTTACCTATTTTAAAATCTAAACAGGCTGTAATTTTAGAACCTGTAAGATGGGAAGACTGTTGTGAAGGAGATATAGTTTTCTGCAAAGTGCGGGGAAATATATTTACACACCTTGTAAAAGGTAAAAACACCAAAAGAGGACTTCTTATCGGGAATAACCGTGGACACACCAACGGATGGACAAAAAGTGTGTATGGCAAAGTCATTGAAATTCTTAATGACTAG